One segment of Anatilimnocola aggregata DNA contains the following:
- a CDS encoding DUF6157 family protein has translation MKSTNYYDTFIEVAEDCPVEAAEAPAQCGEGKSVPQLQYEMIFKHPYQYTQDDVLFAVHAERNGIRKNDAQEREKFFWKGQPCLRCSSLGKRYGWGIHSDSNGKVALYPVESKEYKKLASDKKLKRVKEMRTKK, from the coding sequence ATGAAAAGCACCAACTACTACGATACGTTCATCGAGGTCGCTGAGGATTGCCCGGTTGAGGCTGCGGAGGCGCCGGCGCAGTGTGGCGAGGGGAAGTCGGTGCCGCAGTTGCAGTACGAGATGATCTTCAAGCATCCGTATCAGTACACGCAGGACGACGTGCTGTTCGCAGTGCATGCCGAACGAAACGGCATCCGCAAAAACGATGCGCAGGAGCGAGAGAAGTTCTTCTGGAAGGGGCAGCCCTGCCTGCGTTGCTCGTCACTCGGCAAGCGTTACGGCTGGGGCATTCACAGCGACAGCAATGGCAAAGTGGCCCTCTATCCGGTCGAGTCGAAAGAGTACAAGAAGCTGGCCAGCGATAAAAAGCTGAAGCGTGTGAAAGAAATGCGGACCAAGAAA